Proteins encoded by one window of Acidobacteriota bacterium:
- a CDS encoding M14 family zinc carboxypeptidase, with amino-acid sequence MRLPTACVALLVLLSTPSAPRGLGPATPRPTGPDSRAVYRLARLDPAAENHYATLIRLGLILERLPDGSLLAYLSPAEERKLAAMGIGWREIREPDRPTGTDAAGYHDYDQLTAALQQVAADHPEITRLISAGQTVEGRELWWLLITDNPDTEEDEPGFKYISTMHGDEPVGTELLLRLIDRLTDGYGTDPQATRIVDEVETWIMPMMNPDGHTAGQRFNSRGVDLNRNFPDRIDDPQDVPDGREPETQALMAWQDDHTTVLSANFHTGALVVNYPYDNNETHSNTYTATADDDTMVDLSVDYSEDNPPMYGSSRFDRGITNGADWYAVSGGMQDWNYVYRGDMQVTIELDDQKWPPASRLDGLWNDNRDSMLSYLLRALTGVRGRVTDAETGAPLAARLQIEGRDSHFYTDPEVGDYHRPLPAGDFTLLVEAPGYASARQSFSVTDPRADAVRVDLALTPLDTRLEHAGHRLAEDSDGDGHLEAGEAGRLAVTLRNAGRAATNVSGTLLPLSAWGSSSEGGFWPDLGAGAEAESLPPHPAIAAAADTPPGHKLAFAVQWSTAEGDQGTTDAFFVPVGAPTTEQYPAGGLPLPIQDHSLTSSSLDVTGDREIEEVNVRVDLTHTYIGDLTVTLVAPDGTRVRLHDASGGATADIHTWYDTETPSVDDLGRLAGKASGGTWTLEVEDNATGDEGTLDAWTLEVISRPFEDPIAEVLLRHVSGTAGGSVRVEWWPVGGATSYHVYRSDDPSSAIAFVEATGEDPDPTDTSFTDSDPRSFLCWIISAEGHTGEGLWGHFDR; translated from the coding sequence ATGCGTCTTCCGACAGCTTGCGTCGCCCTGCTCGTCCTCCTGTCGACCCCGTCCGCTCCCCGCGGACTGGGCCCCGCTACTCCCCGGCCGACCGGGCCCGACTCCCGGGCGGTCTACCGCCTGGCCCGGCTCGACCCCGCCGCAGAAAACCACTACGCCACCCTGATCCGGCTGGGCCTGATCCTCGAACGCCTTCCCGACGGAAGCCTGCTGGCCTATCTCTCCCCGGCCGAAGAACGCAAGCTCGCGGCGATGGGGATCGGGTGGAGGGAAATCCGGGAGCCCGATCGCCCCACCGGCACCGACGCGGCCGGCTATCACGACTACGATCAGCTCACGGCGGCCCTGCAGCAGGTGGCCGCCGACCATCCGGAGATCACCCGTCTCATCTCGGCCGGACAGACGGTCGAAGGTCGTGAGCTGTGGTGGCTGTTGATCACCGACAACCCCGACACCGAAGAGGACGAACCCGGCTTCAAGTACATCTCCACCATGCACGGGGACGAACCCGTCGGCACGGAATTGCTCCTGCGGCTGATCGATCGGCTCACCGACGGCTACGGAACCGACCCCCAGGCCACGCGTATCGTCGACGAAGTGGAAACCTGGATCATGCCGATGATGAATCCCGACGGCCATACGGCCGGTCAGCGCTTCAACTCCCGGGGGGTCGATCTCAATCGCAACTTTCCCGATCGCATCGACGACCCGCAGGACGTCCCCGACGGCCGGGAGCCCGAAACGCAGGCCCTGATGGCCTGGCAGGACGACCACACCACGGTGCTCTCCGCCAACTTCCACACGGGAGCGCTGGTCGTCAACTACCCCTACGACAACAACGAGACCCACTCGAACACCTACACCGCCACCGCCGACGATGACACGATGGTGGACCTCTCGGTGGACTACTCGGAAGACAACCCGCCGATGTACGGCTCGAGCCGCTTCGACCGGGGCATCACCAACGGCGCCGACTGGTATGCCGTGTCCGGCGGTATGCAGGACTGGAACTACGTCTATCGCGGCGACATGCAGGTCACCATCGAACTCGACGACCAGAAGTGGCCCCCCGCCAGCCGACTCGACGGCCTGTGGAACGACAACCGCGACTCGATGCTCTCGTACCTGCTGCGTGCCCTGACCGGCGTCCGGGGCCGTGTCACGGACGCTGAAACCGGTGCGCCCCTCGCCGCGCGACTGCAAATCGAGGGGCGGGACTCGCACTTCTACACCGACCCGGAGGTGGGGGACTACCACCGTCCCCTCCCCGCCGGGGACTTCACCTTGCTGGTCGAGGCTCCGGGCTACGCTTCCGCCCGGCAGAGCTTTTCCGTCACCGACCCGCGGGCCGACGCCGTGCGGGTGGACCTGGCCCTGACGCCCCTCGACACCCGCCTCGAACACGCGGGCCACCGCCTGGCGGAGGACAGCGACGGCGACGGCCACCTGGAGGCCGGGGAAGCCGGGCGCCTGGCGGTGACCCTGCGCAATGCCGGCCGCGCCGCCACGAACGTCTCGGGGACCCTGCTGCCCCTCAGCGCATGGGGCTCGAGCAGCGAAGGCGGCTTCTGGCCCGACCTGGGCGCAGGAGCGGAAGCCGAGAGCCTGCCGCCCCACCCCGCCATTGCCGCGGCGGCCGACACCCCGCCGGGGCACAAGCTGGCCTTCGCGGTGCAATGGAGCACGGCCGAAGGGGACCAGGGCACCACCGACGCCTTCTTCGTCCCCGTGGGAGCCCCCACCACCGAACAGTATCCGGCGGGCGGCCTGCCCCTTCCGATCCAGGATCACTCCCTGACCTCCAGTTCCCTGGACGTGACCGGCGACCGGGAAATCGAAGAGGTCAACGTCCGGGTGGACCTGACCCACACCTACATCGGCGATCTGACCGTCACCCTGGTCGCCCCGGACGGCACACGCGTCCGCTTGCACGACGCCTCCGGGGGCGCCACCGCCGACATCCACACCTGGTACGACACCGAGACCCCCAGCGTGGACGACCTGGGCCGACTTGCGGGCAAGGCCAGCGGGGGCACCTGGACCCTGGAAGTCGAAGACAACGCCACCGGCGACGAGGGCACTCTCGACGCCTGGACTCTGGAGGTGATCTCACGGCCCTTCGAGGATCCCATCGCCGAAGTGCTGTTGCGCCACGTGAGCGGCACGGCGGGGGGCTCGGTGCGAGTCGAGTGGTGGCCCGTGGGCGGCGCCACCAGCTACCACGTCTACCGCAGCGACGATCCCTCCAGCGCCATCGCCTTCGTCGAGGCCACCGGAGAAGATCCGGACCCCACTGATACAAGTTTCACCGACTCCGACCCTCGCTCTTTTCTCTGCTGGATCATCAGCGCCGAGGGGCACACCGGTGAAGGCCTGTGGGGCCACTTCGACCGCTGA
- a CDS encoding outer membrane beta-barrel protein: MKMKRKWIVAGMSLALLAFSAPALAGGPRHYGRGGRAQDFRMGARLHVGVFTPDGESEFFDDNALVFTGSADGFEDTSLAADLEWALGPTSTVVFSVGTFEGSQSQAYLDYVDEFGGDIRHRSNLRISPMTVGLHYYLGGRDRALRPYLGAGAGLYFWRYREVGDFIVFGPTPADDELVFDAFESDGTTVGYYLAAGVDFRISEMTSLFVESRWHDASDELADDFDGLGTLDLSGRDLSFGLAWRF; the protein is encoded by the coding sequence ATGAAGATGAAAAGGAAGTGGATCGTGGCCGGCATGAGCCTGGCCCTCTTGGCGTTTTCGGCACCGGCGCTGGCCGGTGGGCCCCGCCACTACGGCCGCGGCGGCCGCGCCCAGGACTTCCGCATGGGGGCCAGGCTGCACGTGGGAGTCTTCACCCCGGACGGAGAGTCGGAGTTTTTCGACGACAACGCCCTGGTGTTCACGGGAAGCGCGGATGGATTCGAGGACACGTCCTTGGCGGCCGACCTCGAATGGGCGCTGGGCCCGACGAGCACAGTGGTGTTTTCGGTGGGGACCTTCGAGGGCAGCCAGAGCCAGGCCTACCTGGACTACGTCGACGAGTTCGGCGGCGACATTCGCCACCGGTCGAACCTGCGGATCTCTCCCATGACCGTCGGCCTGCACTATTACCTGGGCGGGCGGGATCGGGCCCTCAGGCCCTACCTGGGCGCCGGTGCCGGCCTCTATTTCTGGCGCTACCGGGAGGTGGGCGATTTCATCGTCTTCGGGCCGACTCCCGCCGACGACGAGCTGGTCTTCGACGCCTTCGAGTCCGATGGCACCACGGTGGGCTACTACCTGGCGGCCGGGGTCGACTTTCGCATCTCGGAGATGACCTCCCTGTTCGTGGAGAGTCGCTGGCACGACGCCTCCGACGAACTGGCCGACGACTTCGACGGTCTGGGCACCCTCGACCTGTCGGGCCGCGACCTGAGCTTCGGCCTGGCCTGGAGGTTCTGA
- a CDS encoding MBL fold metallo-hydrolase: protein MRLVVVGSADAYNAAGRGHACYWLETAAGTVMVDFGATALMGLGRAGLDPSRLEAVVLTHFHGDHIGGLPFLLIDLAFNHSRSRPLVIAGPADCRVRVEAVCRAAYGDVIDTRLPFPLHFIDLPSRGRAAVGSLVVETWRAEHGGEPGRALLLRITSPGEGAVAFTGDTAMVEAIFEAARGAVCLVAECTALTAGTPGHCSWEEWRGRLARVDATELLFTHLSAEVRGARQRLLAEAIRASGSRARIRFAEDGLVLAWDEDAGGG, encoded by the coding sequence GTGCGCCTGGTGGTCGTTGGCTCGGCTGATGCCTACAACGCCGCCGGTCGCGGACACGCCTGCTACTGGCTCGAGACCGCCGCCGGCACCGTGATGGTGGATTTCGGCGCCACGGCGCTGATGGGCCTGGGCCGCGCGGGCCTCGATCCCTCCCGGCTCGAAGCGGTGGTGCTGACCCACTTCCACGGCGACCACATCGGCGGTTTGCCCTTCCTCCTGATCGATCTGGCCTTCAACCATTCCCGTTCCCGCCCGCTGGTGATCGCGGGACCCGCCGATTGCCGCGTCCGGGTGGAAGCCGTTTGCCGGGCCGCCTATGGCGACGTGATCGACACCCGGCTGCCTTTTCCGCTGCATTTCATCGACTTGCCCTCCCGGGGCCGCGCCGCCGTGGGATCGCTGGTGGTGGAGACCTGGCGCGCCGAGCACGGCGGCGAGCCGGGCCGGGCGCTGCTGTTGCGCATCACATCGCCGGGGGAGGGCGCGGTGGCCTTCACCGGCGATACGGCCATGGTCGAGGCGATCTTCGAGGCGGCCCGGGGCGCCGTCTGCCTGGTGGCGGAGTGCACGGCATTGACGGCCGGCACGCCGGGACACTGCTCGTGGGAGGAGTGGCGGGGGCGCCTGGCCCGGGTGGATGCCACCGAGCTGCTCTTCACGCACCTCTCGGCCGAGGTTCGCGGGGCGCGGCAGCGACTGCTCGCCGAGGCGATCCGGGCTTCCGGCTCGAGAGCGCGGATCCGCTTCGCCGAGGACGGCCTGGTGCTGGCCTGGGACGAGGATGCCGGGGGCGGCTGA
- the moaA gene encoding GTP 3',8-cyclase MoaA — protein sequence MAIVDQLRRPLRDLRVSVTDRCNFRCRYCMPREVFGRAYRFLDRSEVLTYEEIQRLVQVFVGLGVRKVRLTGGEPLLRRDLPVLVRLLAGMEGLDDLTLTTNGVLLGERAAALKAAGLDRVTVSLDSIEATSFRLISDSSVPVERVLEGIDVARAEGLAPVKVNVVVRRGVNDDQVLPMVRHFRGKGVIVRFIEYMDAGRSHGWALGRVVPSEEIVERIDRVFPLEAVEEPELGRVARRWRLKDGSGEIGVISSVSQPFCRGCTRARLSPEGRLFLCLFAATGLDLRSPLRQGAGREALEALVRSCWGGRADRYSELRSEGGGDEPRVEMSHIGG from the coding sequence ATGGCCATCGTCGATCAGCTACGCCGTCCCTTGCGGGATCTGCGGGTCTCCGTGACGGACCGCTGCAACTTCCGCTGCCGTTATTGCATGCCGCGGGAAGTCTTTGGGCGTGCATACCGCTTTCTCGATCGCAGCGAGGTGTTGACCTACGAGGAGATCCAGCGTCTGGTCCAGGTCTTCGTCGGTCTCGGTGTGCGCAAGGTGCGGCTGACCGGCGGTGAACCCCTGTTACGGCGCGATCTGCCGGTCCTGGTTCGGCTCCTGGCAGGGATGGAGGGCCTGGACGATCTGACCCTGACCACCAACGGTGTGTTGCTCGGTGAACGAGCCGCCGCGCTCAAGGCGGCCGGGCTGGACCGGGTGACCGTCAGCCTGGACTCCATCGAGGCGACTTCCTTCCGCCTGATCAGTGACAGCTCGGTTCCCGTCGAGCGCGTGCTCGAGGGTATCGACGTGGCGCGGGCGGAGGGGTTGGCGCCGGTGAAGGTCAACGTGGTCGTGCGCAGGGGCGTCAACGACGACCAGGTCCTGCCCATGGTGCGGCACTTCCGGGGAAAGGGGGTCATCGTCCGTTTCATCGAGTACATGGACGCCGGGCGTTCCCATGGCTGGGCCCTCGGTCGGGTCGTGCCTTCGGAGGAAATCGTCGAACGCATCGATCGGGTCTTCCCCCTCGAAGCGGTCGAGGAGCCCGAACTGGGGCGCGTGGCCCGACGCTGGCGGTTGAAGGACGGCAGCGGCGAGATCGGCGTGATCTCCTCGGTCAGCCAGCCCTTCTGCCGGGGGTGCACCCGCGCCCGGCTCTCTCCCGAAGGTCGGCTCTTCCTCTGCCTGTTCGCCGCGACGGGGCTGGATCTGCGCTCCCCCCTGCGGCAGGGGGCCGGCCGGGAGGCACTCGAGGCCCTGGTGCGGAGCTGTTGGGGCGGGCGGGCCGACCGCTACTCGGAGCTGCGCAGCGAAGGCGGCGGTGACGAGCCCCGGGTCGAGATGTCTCATATCGGAGGCTGA
- a CDS encoding TonB-dependent receptor, whose translation MLGTPQRRLVRFWIMAAALVTVPAVFAWQSRLVTAAGDPIVGARVADVRGGAAAVTGPDGAFQLAAEGVPEVLLVEFADGAVVLVRVEAGPVPPSVVTVDASRSEKVDAVASAAGHLLAAPASPVVTASPAEVAERGDQSVQEAIAHLPGTGPASADPDRVPALRGGSDNRTLLMIDGGRVVTERRAGASGGGLHPATWGGVEVIRGPATFLYGSGAMGGVILVRSPWASVQGPAVGRVGTEVRVGGAPTASLSMQWREQGWSLAAGARSAGDPHDARGRDLEGSYRQQSVFAGRSWTAAGSVYHLGLRADRLADAVRLAYPRDFGSVFVPRDENYRLTFQADRPGPIDRALVAWIARGSREIVQWRGPGAGLPASRVGSTTRATDLGARWLLRAESGCGHWAAGAEVGFRTGIEVDNTVAFEGGPPAGAAPSSRALAEGRALAAAAFGLWRRPLSPGLEFSLGGRLEPLRSSAVVAGLRRRTSRLAWAAGASLTARTELGSLTVRVARTFREPSVTDRFAETLTGRGLKLANPGLKPETALQADLAWGLDLGPLRFGVSAYRYAFDGIIVRSFRDSGAAVPVYSFVNQDEATVEGIEAEARVRPAPGWEVAVSLHRLRGATGAGESLAELPPDGGRLVLRRLRGDAWFRIEGFFALADPRPGPGEVRTPSYGIVDLSAGARLTGRWTFRAHLKNALDRFYPLGARSRDPAAPARTLALAFEYRFR comes from the coding sequence ATGCTTGGCACCCCGCAGCGACGGCTGGTCCGGTTCTGGATCATGGCGGCCGCCCTCGTGACGGTTCCGGCGGTTTTCGCCTGGCAGTCCCGCCTGGTCACCGCCGCGGGGGATCCCATCGTGGGTGCGAGAGTCGCCGACGTCCGGGGCGGGGCGGCGGCGGTCACCGGTCCCGACGGCGCCTTCCAGCTCGCTGCCGAGGGTGTGCCGGAGGTGCTTCTGGTGGAGTTCGCCGACGGTGCGGTGGTGCTGGTGCGCGTCGAGGCCGGCCCGGTTCCTCCCTCCGTGGTGACCGTCGATGCCTCCCGCAGCGAGAAGGTCGACGCCGTGGCCAGCGCGGCGGGCCACCTGCTCGCGGCCCCCGCCAGTCCTGTCGTCACCGCCTCGCCGGCCGAGGTCGCCGAGCGGGGCGACCAGTCCGTCCAGGAGGCCATCGCCCATCTTCCCGGCACAGGGCCCGCCAGCGCCGATCCCGACCGAGTGCCCGCCCTGCGCGGCGGGAGCGACAACCGGACCTTGCTGATGATCGACGGTGGGCGAGTGGTCACCGAACGTCGAGCCGGTGCCTCCGGCGGCGGCCTGCATCCGGCCACCTGGGGAGGCGTGGAGGTGATTCGCGGGCCAGCCACTTTTCTCTACGGTTCGGGAGCCATGGGAGGCGTGATCCTGGTGCGCAGCCCCTGGGCTTCGGTGCAGGGGCCGGCCGTCGGTCGGGTGGGCACCGAGGTCCGTGTCGGGGGGGCGCCGACGGCGAGCCTGTCGATGCAGTGGCGGGAACAGGGCTGGTCGCTGGCGGCCGGCGCCCGCAGCGCCGGGGATCCGCATGACGCCCGGGGTCGAGACCTGGAGGGCAGCTATCGCCAGCAATCGGTCTTCGCTGGTCGGAGCTGGACCGCGGCGGGGAGCGTCTACCACCTGGGCCTGCGGGCCGATCGCCTGGCCGACGCGGTGCGCCTGGCCTATCCGCGGGATTTCGGCTCGGTCTTCGTGCCCCGGGACGAGAACTACCGCCTGACTTTCCAGGCGGACCGGCCGGGGCCCATCGATCGAGCGCTGGTGGCCTGGATCGCCCGGGGGAGCCGCGAGATCGTCCAGTGGCGGGGTCCAGGCGCGGGACTGCCCGCTTCCCGCGTCGGTTCGACCACCCGCGCCACCGACCTGGGGGCGCGCTGGCTGCTGCGGGCGGAGAGCGGCTGCGGCCATTGGGCGGCGGGTGCCGAGGTCGGCTTCCGGACGGGCATCGAAGTGGACAACACCGTGGCCTTCGAGGGGGGCCCGCCCGCGGGTGCCGCGCCGTCCTCTCGGGCCCTGGCCGAGGGACGAGCCCTGGCCGCCGCGGCCTTCGGTCTCTGGCGTCGGCCCCTGAGTCCCGGGCTGGAGTTTTCCCTCGGCGGCCGGCTCGAGCCGCTGCGGAGCAGCGCCGTCGTCGCCGGCCTCCGGAGACGAACGAGTCGCCTGGCGTGGGCCGCGGGAGCGTCCTTGACAGCCCGCACGGAGTTGGGAAGCCTGACCGTTCGGGTCGCTCGCACTTTCCGTGAGCCCTCGGTCACCGACCGCTTCGCCGAGACCCTCACCGGTCGGGGGCTGAAGCTGGCCAACCCGGGCCTGAAACCCGAGACGGCCCTGCAGGCGGATCTGGCCTGGGGCCTGGACCTGGGCCCGCTGCGCTTCGGCGTGTCGGCCTATCGCTACGCGTTCGATGGGATCATCGTCCGTTCTTTCCGCGACTCCGGGGCCGCCGTTCCGGTCTACAGCTTCGTCAACCAGGACGAGGCCACCGTGGAGGGGATCGAAGCGGAAGCCCGGGTGCGTCCGGCACCGGGGTGGGAGGTCGCTGTCAGCCTGCACCGCCTGCGTGGGGCGACCGGCGCCGGTGAGAGCCTGGCCGAACTCCCTCCTGATGGCGGTCGTTTGGTGCTTCGCCGCCTGCGGGGCGACGCCTGGTTCCGGATCGAAGGCTTTTTCGCCCTGGCCGACCCGCGCCCCGGTCCCGGGGAAGTGCGCACTCCTTCCTACGGGATCGTGGATCTGTCGGCGGGCGCGCGGCTCACCGGGCGCTGGACCTTTCGCGCCCACCTGAAGAACGCTCTCGACCGCTTCTATCCCCTGGGGGCGCGGAGCCGGGATCCGGCAGCCCCCGCCCGTACGCTGGCCCTGGCTTTCGAGTATCGCTTCCGATAG
- a CDS encoding M1 family metallopeptidase has product MILRPLAIAGWILACWPTLLAMPAPPPPVVRYEIRAEVDPAARRLKGREVVHWTNTTATAASELRFHLYLNAFRDARSTWMVERGGPSEGRRPAWGGIEVLAIEDIQGAAWPEPWEYIAPDDGNPDDRTVMRVPLREAVEPGQSVSLVLEFEVNFPGIWARTGQEGAYIAGAQWFPSLGVFEGRPATWNCHQFHAFTEFYADFSEYQVTLSLPQVYRGRVAATGTRVGEGEDEQGRYVVRYHGRGVHDFAWFADPDFVVRRRRFVAAEHRDPTAEARWRKILGEEIGPEGLVLEDVEVEVYLQPSHLHLEDRYFEAVFGGLEWFGRAFGAYPFPELRIVDPPREGRRSRGMEYPQVFTGGAHLLSPRGRQSPEGVVVHEFGHQYFQGLLASNEFEHAFLDEGFDVFAEASARMAKLGPDLLVSAFGPLPYPRRPVVRTEAAGGPLGAVAGIGSGRWLGVGPGRVFSWFLVRPDLGWERAEQSFPWPQRAQWLDVYGYDRVNRPGYTYPDFQAYRMHTYRLTALTLESYRRAAGDAALMRALRRYFRRGAWGHPRPGDFIQAVVEVHRELGARFDRMRGPLFGRLDPGAYFHQVWDVPGWVDFSVQSVRCPGMGDGREGDEAADFPRSCRVTVRRRGPWQLPVTVELKYEGGLVERVVWSGEETWFQVEGFADRRVERVVVDPERNWVFDVDLTNNGWRRRPRTESRWRLMLAVFQQALQQLVGVGSLGG; this is encoded by the coding sequence ATGATCTTGCGCCCACTCGCCATCGCGGGGTGGATCCTCGCCTGCTGGCCGACGCTGCTGGCGATGCCCGCGCCCCCGCCGCCGGTCGTCCGCTACGAGATCCGAGCCGAGGTGGATCCCGCCGCCCGCCGGTTGAAGGGGCGGGAGGTGGTGCACTGGACCAACACCACCGCGACCGCCGCTTCCGAATTGCGTTTTCATCTCTACCTCAACGCCTTTCGCGACGCCCGGTCCACCTGGATGGTCGAACGCGGGGGGCCTTCCGAGGGGCGCCGACCCGCCTGGGGCGGCATCGAGGTGCTGGCCATCGAAGACATCCAGGGCGCGGCCTGGCCCGAGCCCTGGGAGTACATCGCGCCGGACGACGGCAACCCCGACGACCGCACCGTGATGCGCGTGCCCCTGCGCGAAGCCGTCGAGCCGGGGCAGAGCGTCAGCCTGGTGCTGGAATTCGAGGTGAACTTCCCCGGCATCTGGGCCCGCACGGGCCAGGAGGGCGCGTACATCGCCGGTGCCCAGTGGTTCCCCAGCCTGGGAGTGTTCGAAGGTCGACCCGCCACGTGGAACTGCCACCAGTTCCACGCCTTCACCGAGTTCTACGCCGATTTCTCCGAGTACCAGGTGACCCTGTCCCTGCCCCAGGTCTACCGGGGCCGGGTGGCCGCCACGGGCACCCGGGTCGGAGAAGGTGAGGACGAGCAGGGACGCTACGTGGTTCGCTACCACGGGCGGGGGGTCCACGATTTCGCCTGGTTCGCCGATCCGGACTTCGTCGTCCGCCGCCGACGCTTCGTGGCCGCCGAGCACCGGGATCCGACTGCCGAGGCGCGGTGGCGGAAGATCCTCGGCGAGGAGATCGGTCCCGAGGGGCTGGTCCTCGAGGACGTGGAGGTGGAGGTCTACCTCCAGCCTTCCCACCTGCACCTGGAGGATCGCTACTTCGAGGCCGTGTTCGGAGGGCTCGAGTGGTTCGGTCGGGCTTTCGGCGCCTATCCCTTTCCCGAGCTGCGGATCGTGGATCCGCCGCGGGAAGGTCGCCGCTCGCGGGGCATGGAGTATCCCCAGGTCTTCACCGGGGGCGCGCACCTGCTCTCACCCAGGGGGCGCCAGAGCCCGGAGGGCGTGGTGGTCCACGAGTTCGGGCACCAGTACTTTCAGGGCCTGCTGGCCAGCAACGAATTCGAGCACGCTTTCCTCGACGAGGGCTTCGACGTGTTTGCCGAGGCTTCGGCCCGCATGGCCAAGCTGGGGCCGGACCTGCTCGTTTCGGCCTTCGGGCCGCTGCCCTATCCGAGGCGGCCGGTGGTCCGCACCGAAGCGGCCGGCGGCCCCCTGGGAGCCGTGGCGGGAATCGGCTCGGGAAGGTGGCTCGGGGTGGGCCCGGGGCGGGTCTTCTCCTGGTTCCTGGTGCGGCCGGACTTGGGCTGGGAGAGGGCCGAGCAGAGTTTTCCCTGGCCCCAGCGCGCCCAGTGGCTGGACGTCTACGGCTACGACCGGGTCAACCGGCCCGGCTACACGTATCCCGATTTCCAGGCCTATCGGATGCACACCTACCGCCTGACCGCCTTGACCCTCGAGAGCTACCGCCGGGCAGCCGGGGACGCCGCCCTGATGCGGGCCCTGAGAAGGTACTTCCGTCGGGGAGCCTGGGGCCATCCCCGTCCGGGCGATTTCATCCAGGCCGTGGTGGAAGTGCATCGAGAACTCGGCGCGCGCTTCGACCGCATGCGCGGGCCGCTTTTCGGCCGCCTCGATCCGGGTGCTTATTTCCACCAGGTCTGGGATGTGCCGGGTTGGGTGGATTTCTCCGTCCAGTCCGTGCGCTGTCCGGGGATGGGGGATGGCCGGGAAGGGGACGAGGCGGCCGACTTTCCGCGGAGCTGCCGGGTGACCGTGCGCCGGCGCGGCCCTTGGCAACTTCCCGTCACCGTCGAGTTGAAATACGAGGGAGGACTGGTCGAGCGGGTGGTCTGGTCGGGGGAAGAGACCTGGTTCCAGGTCGAGGGTTTCGCTGATCGGCGCGTGGAGCGGGTGGTGGTCGACCCGGAACGCAACTGGGTTTTCGACGTGGACCTGACCAACAACGGATGGCGCCGGCGGCCGCGGACGGAATCGCGCTGGAGATTGATGCTGGCCGTCTTTCAGCAGGCGTTGCAGCAGCTCGTCGGCGTCGGGAGCCTGGGCGGATGA